The Lycium barbarum isolate Lr01 chromosome 12, ASM1917538v2, whole genome shotgun sequence genome includes a region encoding these proteins:
- the LOC132623637 gene encoding xyloglucan O-acetyltransferase 3, which yields MDLRNSAQTRKNAQDYLSKGEKFLNLGSAGFLLLYSLFLTLIFSFYMLHFPFSPILKFTSKQDSVPRTNSLHINQPELDYNTADYCDLFNGSWVVEEKDNSLYYTNFSCPTIPYSKNCLLNGRPDEEFMHWRWKPDKCKLPRFNAETFLSFVKGKTMAFIGDSLARNHMESLLCLLSSEESPTNMYKDAEDKFRTWLFPRYNFTLMVLRTEFLVFATERIINGSFTGGFDLHLDKLNGNWTQHLPSIDYAIFSDGHWFLRPNYLYENGNLIGCVYCGEPGVQDLGPGYAIRRAFQAAFSYINECEECSGIVVLLRTFSAGHFEHGAWNEGGNCNRTRPFAREELKIGDQDWEFRSIQIDEIERARKDGEKIGNMFELMDVTKAMLMRPDGHPGAYWGNKWMKGFSDCIHWCLPGPIDAWNELLLEILRRKLSTFH from the exons ATGGATTTGCGTAATTCTGCACAGACCCGAAAAAATGCTCAGGATTATCTTTCCAAGGGGGAGAAGTTTCTTAACTTGGGAAGCGCAGGTTTTTTATTACTCTATTCATTGTTTTTAACTCTGATTTTCAGCTTCTACATGCTTCATTTTCCCTTCAGCCCAATCCTCAAGTTCACAAGCAAACAAGATTCAGTTCCTCGTACTAACTCCTTACACATTAATCAACCTGAACTTG ATTATAACACGGCAGATTACTGTGACTTGTTCAATGGTAGTTGGGTTGTTGAGGAGAAGGATAATTCCCTGTATTATACAAACTTCAGCTGTCCAACTATTCCATATTCGAAAAACTGTTTGTTGAACGGAAGGCCAGATGAAGAATTCATGCACTGGAGATGGAAACCTGATAAATGTAAACTACCTCGTTTCAATGCTGAAACGTTTTTATCATTTGTTAAGGGAAAGACGATGGCCTTCATAGGTGACTCCCTCGCAAGGAACCATATGGAGTCCCTTCTCTGTCTTTTATCTTCG GAAGAAAGTCCAACAAACATGTACAAAGATGCCGAAGACAAATTCAGAACATGGTTGTTTCCTCGTTACAATTTTACTCTCATGGTACTCCGCACAGAATTCCTTGTCTTTGCTACTGAGAGAATTATCAATGGTTCATTCACGGGTGGATTTGACTTGCATTTGGACAAATTAAATGGCAATTGGACCCAACATTTACCTAGCATTGATTATGCTATTTTCTCAGACGGGCATTGGTTCCTACGGCCCAATTACCTTTATGAAAATGGCAATCTGATTGGATGTGTTTATTGTGGGGAACCAGGGGTTCAGGATCTTGGCCCTGGCTATGCCATCAGAAGAGCATTTCAAGCTGCTTTCAGCTACATAAACGAATGTGAGGAATGTTCAG GTATTGTTGTACTTTTGAGGACATTCTCGGCGGGTCATTTTGAGCATGGAGCATGGAATGAAGGAGGTAACTGTAACAGGACAAGACCATTTGCTAGAGAAGAACTTAAAATTGGTGATCAAGATTGGGAATTTAGGAGTATTCAAATTGACGAAATTGAAAGAGCAAGAAAAGATGGAGAAAAAATTGGGAACATGTTTGAACTTATGGATGTGACAAAAGCCATGTTAATGAGACCAGATGGACATCCAGGAGCCTATTGGGGAAATAAATGGATGAAGGGCTTTAGTGATTGTATCCATTGGTGCTTACCAGGGCCTATTGATGCATGGAACGAACTTCTATTGGAAATATTAAGGAGAAAACTCTCCACCTTCCACTGA
- the LOC132623638 gene encoding alpha-dioxygenase 1-like: protein MEDLIGGKGQENLSRIGFTKQMVSMGHQACGALNLWNYPMWMRDLVPQDIDGTDRPDHVDLAALEIYRDRERSVPRYNDFRRGLLQIPISKWEDLTDDEEAIKTLRKVYDDDVEELDLLVGLMAEKKIKGFAISETAFFLFLVMAARRLEADRFFTSNYNKETYTEKGLEWVNTTESLKNVLDRHYPEMTGKWMNSTSAFSVWDSSPEPHNPIPVYFRVPQQ, encoded by the exons ATGGAAGATTTGATTGGGGGTAAAGGACAGGAAAATTTATCAAGAATTGGATTTACTAAGCAAATGGTTTCAATGGGCCACCAAGCTTGTGGAGCTCTTAATCTTTGGAATTATCCAATGTGGATGAGGGATCTTGTTCCACAAGACATCGATGGAACTGATAGGCCAGATCATGTCGACCTTGCAGCTCTTGAAA TTTATAGGGACAGAGAAAGAAGTGTTCCTCGGTACAATGACTTCCGAAGGGGGCTGCTGCAAATTCCAATTTCTAAATGGGAAGATTTGACGGATGATGAGGAAGCTATCAAAACGCTTCGTAAAGTTTATGATGATGATGTGGAAGAATTGGATCTGTTAGTGGGACTCATGGCAGAAAAAAAGATAAAAGGCTTTGCCATTTCTGAAACTGCCTTTTTCTTATTCCTCGTCATGGCAGCAAG GAGACTAGAGGCAGATAGATTTTTCACTAGCAATTACAACAAGGAGACATACACGGAAAAGGGACTTGAATGGGTGAATACAACTGAAAGCTTAAAAAATGTACTAGATCGACATTACCCAGAAATGACTGGGAAATGGATGAACTCCACTAGCGCCTTCTCTGTATGGGACTCTTCTCCAGAACCTCACAATCCTATTCCCGTCTACTTTCGTGTTCCTCAACAGTAG